A window of the Bufo gargarizans isolate SCDJY-AF-19 chromosome 1, ASM1485885v1, whole genome shotgun sequence genome harbors these coding sequences:
- the CNIH1 gene encoding protein cornichon homolog 1 — protein MAFTFAAFCYMLALLLTAALIFFAIWHIIAFDELKTDYKNPIDQCNTLNPLVLPEYLIHAFFCVMFLCAAEWLTLSLNMPLLAYHIWRYMSRPVMSCPGLYDPTTIMNADILAYCQKEGWCKLAFYLLSFFYYLYGMIYVLVSS, from the exons ATGGCGTTCACGTTCGCGGCCTTCTGTTATATGCTGGCCCTGCTGCTCACCGCGGCGCTCATATTCTTCGCTATATGGCAC aTCATCGCATTTGATGAACTGAAGACAGACTACAAGAATCCTATAGACCAATGCAACACGCTGAACCCT CTTGTGCTTCCCGAGTATCTCATCCATGCGTTCTTCTGTGTCATGTTTCTGTGTGCAGCAGAGTGGTTAACGCTCAGTTTAAACATGCCCCTGTTGGCGTACCACATTTGGAG GTACATGAGCAGGCCGGTCATGAGCTGCCCCGGGCTTTATGACCCCACAACCATTATGAATGCAGACATCCTAGCATATTGTCAGAAGGAGGGATGGTGTAAACTAGCTTTTTACCTGCTTTCATTTTTCTACTATCTTTATGG CATGATCTACGTTTTGGTGAGCTCCTAA